The DNA sequence GCATCGCCACTGAGCAATGGATGCCATTGCGGTAGGGCCTCGCCTTCAGCCAGCAACCGATATGCACAGGTTTGTGGCAACCACTCAAAGGTTTCCGGCTGCTGTGTACTCAAAACTAAACACTCGGGGACATTGGTTTTTCTATTCGGGTAATCTGTGCAACGACAGGTGTTTTCGTCTAGGTAACGACAGGTCACACGCGTAAAAAATAATTCGCCGGTATCTTCGTCTTCCAGCTTGTGCAAACAACACTTACCGCAGCCATCGCACAGCTGCTCCCACTCTTCAGGCGACATTTCAGCAAGACTTTTTTCTCGCCAAAATGACGTCACGAATGTTTACCCATTTTGTCATTGGGAATGTTCTGCATGTAACCTTCACTGATACCCGTTGGTGGTATCTGCAAATAGAAATCTTGGCTTTCGATCGCTTTCAGAACGACCGAAGCATCCGCTCTCGCTAACGTTTTGTTGGGCGTTATCAATAAAGACATTGCCAGCTCAGCTCGACCAAACTGTTGGCGTAGCGCTTCGGGCAATGCCTGTAAATCAAAGCCTTTGCGCACGTATAAGTACATGCCTTCTTTTTTACCTGAGCGGTATATATCGGTTATCACCTTCATTCTTCACCGTAAATCACGTTTGCCAGCGGCTCCTGAAGTAGGGCCCGCCGCCAGCTATTTAAATAGGGTTCTAATTGCTCTTGAATGTACTCAAGGTCATCATTTTGCTGCTCAAAAAAATGGCGGGTAATGGCTTCGTAGCCACGTTTTTTCATTAACAGTTCTGGCGCAATATTTTTTTCTTCACCAATACGTACTACCGCTGCACGTAATTTTTTTGCCCATTTGTTTTCGCTGCTCGTCAGAGGTTTATCCATCAACGGCGGAAAACTCTCCGGGTCGGAATTTTTTGCCGCTTCCACCAACGCAATAAGCTCATCTCCGTCGGAACGAATCATACGCTCAGAAATGCCCTCGAACTTACGCAACTGAGAAACATGTTCGGGCGCCACCATGGCAATATCCATAAGTGAATGTTCTTTGATTACGCGATTACGGGGTATATCGCGTTTTTGTGCCCGCTGTTCTCGCCATACGGCCAGAGATTTCAATATGGCCATTTTAGGCCGGTTCAATCGCCAACCTTGCTTTATACGGGTATAACAGTTTTCGTCGCCTTGATTATTGGCATAATTCTGTAGCAGGCTTGCACATTCTTCAGTAGCCCAGAATAAACGGTTGTCCGTTTTTAATTTAAGAATTAAATAATTGGCAAGCTGATATAAGTCTTCAACATCAACAGCCGCATATTCAACTTGGGCTTTACTCAGCGGGCGCTGCAACCAATCAGAACGCGTTTCCGATTTCGGCAACTCTTTCCCCAATGCCGCTTTAACCAGGTTTCCGTAACCCACAGAAAAGCCGAATCCACACAGGGCGGCAGCAACTTGGGTATCGAAAAGGTTCACGGGTACAACATTAAGTAGTCGCTGAAAAACCTCCAAGTCTTCCGAGCAAGAATGCAACACTTTTAAAATGTTAGCGTCAGTTAACAGCCCAGTGAAAGGCGACAGATCCTCTATTGCCTTTGGGTCTATAAGGTAATTAGCCTCGCCATCGTTCACCTGTAACAATGCCGCTATAGGGTAGTACGTTTGCGTGCGCATAAACTCGGTATCAACAGCCAGCATTTTACAGGCTCGCCATTTCGCACAAAGTTCGGCTAATTCCGCGTAATTCTCTACCCAATGTATGGGCTGTGAAAGCAAGGGGTTGGACATAATAACTTACACTTCCCGTCGACTATTGAGTGCATGGGCGAGCGTACTGCCGTCGATATATTCCAATTCACCACCAATAGGAACACCGTGTGCAATACGTGTGACTTTAATACTGTGCTGTTTGGCGCGTTCTGAAATGTAATGG is a window from the Teredinibacter franksiae genome containing:
- a CDS encoding YcgL domain-containing protein: MKVITDIYRSGKKEGMYLYVRKGFDLQALPEALRQQFGRAELAMSLLITPNKTLARADASVVLKAIESQDFYLQIPPTGISEGYMQNIPNDKMGKHS
- the rnd gene encoding ribonuclease D: MSNPLLSQPIHWVENYAELAELCAKWRACKMLAVDTEFMRTQTYYPIAALLQVNDGEANYLIDPKAIEDLSPFTGLLTDANILKVLHSCSEDLEVFQRLLNVVPVNLFDTQVAAALCGFGFSVGYGNLVKAALGKELPKSETRSDWLQRPLSKAQVEYAAVDVEDLYQLANYLILKLKTDNRLFWATEECASLLQNYANNQGDENCYTRIKQGWRLNRPKMAILKSLAVWREQRAQKRDIPRNRVIKEHSLMDIAMVAPEHVSQLRKFEGISERMIRSDGDELIALVEAAKNSDPESFPPLMDKPLTSSENKWAKKLRAAVVRIGEEKNIAPELLMKKRGYEAITRHFFEQQNDDLEYIQEQLEPYLNSWRRALLQEPLANVIYGEE
- a CDS encoding YcgN family cysteine cluster protein, with protein sequence MTSFWREKSLAEMSPEEWEQLCDGCGKCCLHKLEDEDTGELFFTRVTCRYLDENTCRCTDYPNRKTNVPECLVLSTQQPETFEWLPQTCAYRLLAEGEALPQWHPLLSGDANSVHTAEISVMGKVLSETLVHPDGLEEHIVHWV